ATAGCAATGGTGAAatgaaaaaaagatgaaaataattcatttagggTCGGACAACATGTTTAGTTTAGTTTTCTAGattattttacctttttaaaaaaataaataaatgaaatagaaGTAAAATTTGATcttaaaagtcattttgaatccaAACATTTGGActagttttgaatttttttttcccggCTGAAACAATTTTGGAAATTCAAGGTGAGTTCACGcaatgtttcagtcaacccaaatatgcatttttcagataaaaaatatttgtttttgtctGAAAACTTTCCGGCAGCGCTAGTCCTGTGTTCTATCTCCAGCAATGTCTTGAGGAAGGAGGATTAGCACGTGGAGAATCACAGAATCCGGAGTTCCCGGCAAACAAAGCTACAGCATGGGCTATTGTGTCAGCCAGGCTGATCCCCGGCATTCAGGCGTGCTCATAGTTTTCACTGCATAAAGGAAAACACTGTATCAATGACCAAGAGTTGAACCTGAGCCGCAGAGTTTGTATCCGAATGTCCCCAGTGTTCGGGGCCAGTCTGTACATCGAAGGGGACGTCAGtctgaaggggtgtgtgtgttcttttAACTAGACCAGCGAGGAAGTGGCTGCTTTGTTAATGGGAGTGAAAATTCCCCACCGACCTGACCGGAATTCCACCTACAGGCCACGGCCTGGCAGCAAAGTGCCTGACTCCATGGACTGGAGGGACAAAGGATGTCTTACGGATGTGAAATATCAGGTGGGAGGCTCAATCTGTTCCCCTCCTGACATGGGTGCCCATCACAGCAGTGGCTGAGCGCATCTCTCTGGCTTTTTCAGGGGTTCTGTAGCTCCTGCTGGGCTTTCAGTGCTGTCGGTGCCCTAGAAGCCCAGGTGAAACTGAAAACTGGAAACCTGGTGTCTCTCAGCGCACAGAACCTAATTGACTGTTCCACTAAGTACGGGAACCAGGGCTGCCTGGACGGATATATGACCAACGCCTTCCGGTACATCATCGATAACGGCATTGATTCAGATGATTCCTATCCATACACAGCTCAGGTGGGTATCCAAGTTTCAGACAGACACAtggagggtctgtctacactgcacactaagcccggattctgactcaggtttgagccaaGGCttcccttccatccacacacaaatcagcctgactcaggtcagcaagtGCTCAGGGCCCAGGTCCTACGACACCGCTAGAGGGGTGGGTCAGAGTCCGAGTCCTGCTGACTTGGGTCCAAACCATGTccttttgcagtgtggacgcagctcaagccacagaccACAGTCAGAAAGTCTGCATGGTGCagttagcatggctgtgagacctggatccagcaactgtaaacccaggtttacaatgcagtgtggatgctcaagcctgggcttggaaacactgggtatgtctacactgcaatgtaagcgtAGGGTTTGAACTCAGCCTCAAGCCTTaccccccttccatctacacagGAATGGAGATAATCAAGGGCTCGGACCCAGGAAGTTCCAAGCCAGAGTCAAGCTGGGACTCAGGGTTCaagccctgttgctttgcagcatagatgcagccccactggattcatgctctgggtgtccaccCAAAGTATCTCACAATCCCACAGGCCCACATTTTTTGTCCTCTGGACAATCAAGTTTGGGTGGACAGTCAAGATTTCCCATGGTGCACTGTGAACAAAGGGCTGGAGCGGCCACATTTTGTGAGGGTGCTAGGAAGTGTGGGATACGGTGCTTGGACTCTGCCCTGCAGAacgcagtgtagatgctggagccccaggttgggacccagggttcgacattcctaacctggggttacaaatgagtgtagacgcTCAAGCAGTAGGTTACCGAACCCAGGATCTGCTAACTCTAGTTCTACTAACTCTGGGCTTGCATTGCAGAGGGTTTGAGACCCTGCCCCTGCTAGGTCccagtgcccaggctccagcctgagcccaaaggtCTATACTGCAATTGTATAGCCCTGTACCTGAGCCCCAAGGGCCTGAGTTAGGCAtcacaggccagctgcgggtattttattgcagtgtagacatatcttttTGTGGCCTGTTTTACTAGGTCTTTCTTTGATGTTTGTATCAACACAAAGACCAGGAGAAGGGATCTTCAAGgcagtgttctctagtggttagagcagggggcctgggagtcaggtcccctgggttctaatcccagctctggcgAAGAATGGTGTCTAGCGGTTAGCGCAGTGGAacttggagtcaggactcctgggttgtaatCTGAGTTCTGTGTGTTCCTCACTCTGCTACTCTGTGAAACCTAGATAATGCCACTTCCCTCCATCTCAGCGGGGGAGGTGGAggcttttaattaattaatgtttgtataaGTCTCGTAGATCCGCAGATGAAAGATGCTACACAAGTGCTGCAAATTTTTATTGCTGTCATAGATTGAGTCCTCACATTTCTTCTTACCGGAGTGATGGGAAAGGAGAGATACCAGCATTGGGGCATCGCAATTAGAGCTGGGTAAAAAAACGTTGGCACATAGTTttccaaaaaattcatttttctgGGCACTGAAATTATGAATTCGACCCGAATTcagcaaatttttttttgggggggggataaaaccctcattccccccccccacccggaaATGTAGAAATGCACCATTTTGGCATTTCCAACATGAACCATTTTGACCCCTCATTCTGAAATGACATTCAAAAGGTTTATTTGACCCGAATGaattttatctatttatttatttattttcagtgaaaaaataataatgaaaatattctGCTTCGATTTGaaacaaacagattttttaaattttatttttccgggtaagtcactgaactgaaaaatcaattagtcCCTCAGCTCTGATCTCgatgcccagaggcagaaggaatgccccagagggagcagcAGTGGTCTAAGAAATGAGAGGGATTCAGACAACGGAAGGGAATAGAAGGGAGATAAAAACAAATATTGCGAGTGGGTTGGATGTTCATGCCAGAGGCTGAAATGTCCCTGTTTCATCTGCTCTTTGCCCCTGCCAGAGCGGAACGTGTCACTACAACCCTGCCACGCGAGCCGCCACCTGCTCTAAGTTTGTTACACTCCCGTATGCCGATGAAGCAGCCCTGAAGGATGCCGTAGCCAATATCGGACCCGTGTCAGTCATGATAGATGCGGCACAGCCTTCGTTTTTCCTGTATAAGTCAGGTACGTTCTCTATAGCTTAGTGTTCTAGCTGAACACCTCGCGCCCGGTGCTGTACGTAGTTTGAAGCAGTGACGCCTTTGCTTTCTGTGGACTGTCTCTTTAAATTGGAAGAGGAATGTGGAGGAAGTTGCTATTTGTTTTGCAGCATGTTACTGAGGAGACGCGCACATCGTGCTCTTCTCCTGGAGACCTGGCTTTTGTTGCcttgttttttccttttggaaaatCTTTTGGACCCTCAGTAAATTGCagtaattataaaacaaaagccCCAGGCGGGTGAAAGCACGTTTTGCTGTTTGTGAGTGGCTCCATCATGTGACCGCTTGGTTCAATGTGTGTTACATGTCCCCCTCTAGCAGCTGGCTAGAGGATAAAAGCCTAGTACTGCTGGAAGCTAATCTCTTTTGTTCTATACATATGGTAAGTCTATACTGCACACCACTGCTGGTGGCGTGCAGGGTAGGTGTAGCGACACACAGCTGTGAAAAGCAGCCTGTGTCCGCACTGCGCTGTGTAGCTATGCACAGCAGTGGAAGGTTCTGGCGCTGAAGGCAGTGGGAGCTGTCAGAGATTTTCCCCACTACCTcccgctgctggagtctttccctacGGCAGAAAAAGGCCACAGCAGCAGGGAGGTAGCAGCATATGAGactgctgaaaatagcagtgtagacaggggaggccctgcttgggcatgtagagagacGTGTAGAGCATGGttcaggtgtgtctttactcCCCTAAgccgtctacactgctgtttatacctgTGTGGAGTGTGTGTGGAGTGTATATAGTCTATATGATTCCATAAGGagtgtgcagtgtggacatacccttagattggaagctctttggggcagggacgatctttttgttctgagtttgtacagcacctagcgccacTGGGCCCTGGTCTATGTCTGGGGCTGgcaggtgctactgtaacacagATTAACCGATAACAACAAATGACCAGAGATGCTCCTTTAGCTCGAAAGGTGCTTCAAGGGCTAATgaccccaggttcaattcctgctgGTGTCTTAGTGTGTGTCATTAAAATAGCACCCCAGTGTGGACCCTTCACTCATGTTAATGTAATGCCAGTGCGCTGGGGTGAGCAGCAGGGACTGGAACTTCTGGATCTTAACGCATGAGCCTTTCTTGCTGGAGCTAAAAGACCCAACCTCTTTTAACCAAGGCTGTGACAGGCTCATCAACCGTTCTGTggcccagccaccactagagggagacagaacGCCCCACCGAGTCGGCGTGGCTTACATTattctgtgttttttttattcattttgtgGGTTGTATTTACCTTCACCCTAGCGAGCACCGTCCACaggtgctggaataatttgtacagtgggggtgctgagagccattgaaccaaactgtaaaccctgtatatgatgggaaccacttcaagccagggggtgcggcagggtccccagcacccctagttccagcacctctggcacCGTCAGACATTGTGGGGCCAATTTTATGCTGCACCAGACTCAGCTCAGGTCAGCTCTGCCCAGTTCTGGGGTTGAGACGGCTCGTGGGATAATTTAGGCAGCCTTGGGTGTTGCATAAGATATGGCAGCCCAAGTCAAGCTACCTAATGGGAGCAACACCCCACAGACTTGCTATAGACCCTAACCCCGGCTGGAATGTCCCCTACGCCAGAGCTTCCCGAACGAGGCCTCCTAAGACAGTTTGTGGCTGTCTGACCCGGTTCCTGTGCTGGGGGAATTCTCCCCTGGCTCGATTTGGGGCCTTTAAGGGAACATTGTGAGGGGACCATAGTGGGAGGAAGATTACTTCCTGGTGTTTATGGGAGTTGCGATACTGAAATAGCTGAAGGGATGGATGGGTAAATGGAGCCTTTCATTACTGGGGCTTAGTTCAGCTGTACCAGTCAGACGGCCTTCTCTAGCTGACATCTGTTTGGTGGCCTGTAGAGAGTCTGAGTCCAGTTCTTGGGGGCAGGTGCCCACCTCACACTAGCCATGTTGGCCGCCTCAGTAGGAGAGCCAATGATTGTACAAGGCCACGGAAACTAAACTTCCCAGTGGACAGCGCGCTGGACTGAGGcttaggagagctgggttctattcccagggcaagtcactgcctgctctgtgcctcagttgccccatCTGCACAATGGAGAAAATGAGACTGACTGCTTTGTGATCTACTGGTGAAAAGAGTGAGGGATTGTTATTATTACCCCCTTACAGGGGACCAGGATAGAGGCATGTTGGTACCATGTGGGTGCTGTTGCTCACAACAGCTTTACCGAGCAgagaagtccctgctgggtttttttcctcccacGTGATTGTGCATTCTTTCCTTCCAGGAGTCTACGATGATCCACGTTGCACTCAAGAGCCGAATCATGCAGTTCTAGTTATCGGCTATGGCACCCTGGCTGGGAAGGACTTTTGGCTTGTGAAAAACAGGTAAAAGAAAATCCATCACTGAGCCGTATTTATCTATAGACTAACGTGTTCCTGGGATAGGTGTGTGGCATGAGTGAGCTGTGTAGAGCTGTGCATGTATGTGTCTGTACTACTGTGAATTGGATGCACTTTGATAAACAGCTTGAAACACATgagaaaatgggggaggggaaccctgcCTATAAAGAAAGGTGTTTTATTCTCTTAATATTTAATTGTGTGTTATTTCTCCTTCCAACAGCTGGGGCGTAAAGTTTGGTGACAAAGGGTACATTCGAATGTCCAGGAACAAAGGAAACCACTGTGGGATTGCCAGCTACGGTTCTTATCCACAAATATAGCGAGATGGGCTGCTTCAGACTGCACTCTGGAGATGTGGTCTGTTAAACTGCTAATCTTAGCCTTGCTGTAATCTAGCTGCTCTGTACGGGTTCTAATGGCGAAATCCTCCCATCAGATCCATCTGACGGATCTGAGACAAGCAGCTGAAAGATGAATGATCATGATTGATCTGGTCCAGAATTTGGGCACATTTAGCTCACTCTCCCTATCCCGCAGGGGTGTTTGTAATTGATTAATGTCTATGCCTTGCTTTGCGCATGTGAAGTGCTATTTCAGTGCCAAGTATTGTCACTGCCGCTGTCTCAAAATGTGTTGGATTGAAGGCATGGAAGGCAACTAGTCCATGCGGTAGAGTTGCCGAAGCCACATCAGAGATGGAGAGGCAGCTACAGGTATCGATTTTTCACAATACAGGTCACAAAGCAATCATTAGCAACCCCGAAGATCAAGCAAACTATGGACAGTCCTTGGAGGAGGGAACGTGTTTTCCAGGGCTACACAAAATTGGGTTAGTATCTTGCAATGCTGCTCCCATAAGCCTTATGCAAAGTCATTAGCATGCCAGCAGTCAGAAATGATCTGATATCGCCTTGTGCTACAGAGAAGGCCAGCCATGGAACCAAGTGCTGCTGCTGTTATAAATTGTGACCTACAGACTGAGGTCAGCCTTTGCACTCGCAGCGCTTGGACCAAGGACACGGTGCAGAGATGAAAGGTCTGATTCTCTCTTCCACTGCACAGCCATTTACCCCTGTGCAAAGTAGGTGTATAATGTTGCTGAATCAGAAGAGCAGCAGTTTTCAGCCGAGGTATCCATGACTGCATATGATGCACAGTAGCAGGGAGTCAGGCCCAAAGGCTGTAAATGTagctgcaggtatgggatgagcGATTGTATGAGCAAGAATGCAGGGAAAGGGTGAATCTGGaatccacacccccagctgcaagtgccaGCACAGCACTGGGAATCACATCTGCTGCCCTGCTCTACTCCACAGGCCGCGGGGGAGCCCTGCTTCCGGATCTGACCTACTTTGCCCTACTTCGGAATATGATTTGCAGACACCTATTGACCGAATCCTTGCGGGATACAGTTTCAGAGTGAGGTCACACATCTCTACAGCACATGAAATGCATTCTCTTCTCTCCAACTCAGCAGTGAGGTTGCTGTGACGATCCAGATCTAATCTCATCTGTAAACAATGCATGTAATAGAAATTACACGTCCTcctccaaaaggaaaaaaatatattcaatTGTCTGAGAAGTTTAGACTCAGTCTGTTCAGCAGAGCCAGGTGTGggatcagggccggtgcaaccactaggcgaactaggcgaacgcctagggcgcctagtggttgatggcgcctaaaagcccgctccagcaaggaggtggagtggaggtgagctggggcgggggggtgcggggagggccgcccgcagtaaCGGAGGGGGAGCAcacagaggaaccgctccccgccccagatcacctccactctgcctcctccactgagcacagagccccctctctaattctcctccaatcggccCCGCAAGcccgggaggggaggagaattagagcggcgccggcgtgctcagcggaggaggcagagcggaggtgagctggggcgggctccctgggcggggttagctgcagaggggTCTCCCTGCgtggggggctccctgggtgtgtgtgggggtggcaggcggggttagctgccgcggggggggcctcctctggtggggggaggcgggTGGGCGTGGTTAGCTGCCATGGGGGGCAGGGTTAGCTACGTGCTGGGGgtggtgcaaggtggaagtttcgcctagggcgcgaaacttccttgcaccagccctgtgtGGGATACTTAGCGAGTGACAGAAATGCAAAGCCACCCTGATTACAGACGAAACAAACTCTTgggccctgatgctgcaaaatCTGATTGATGAGGGTGGAGCCCTGAATCTCTGCAAAGCCCCAAGAGGGATCCATATGGGCACAGGGGTCCACTTGAATTAATCAGGTTACAAAGTCAGGGCTTTAGTTAATCAAAGGGAAGCTGATAAAAATGTGGGATCCATCAGGGTGTTGCAGGGCCAGGTAGAAAAACGATCACTGAAAGTCTGGTTACTGCGggcgagggaggtggggaggcacTGGCACCAGTGCACCGGGCATCACCCGCACCAGCCTCTACTCATCCAGAGCCGCCTCCTACCTTCGttgggtggctgcagctcccagccccggctccacaGGCAAGTCTCTCCTGAACCAGGTGGCGGGGGGGTGTAAGGGGAAAAGCAGCGAGcaacgggggaggagggggggcaggagtggatggggtggggcctcaggggaagagtcAAAGTAGAGATGGGGCTTTTGGGAGAAataggggggcaggggaggttctggcacacacacacacacacacacacacacacacacacacacacacacacacagccctcggCAGGATGGACCCAGCCACATTGTGGTCCTGGTTCCCATTTGCACTATGGCCTCTTTGCACGGGGTAGAGCAGTGTACAGGTGAGTCCCTCCTGACCCGAGTGGCGGGGGGTGTAAGGGGAAAAGTAGCGAGCAACACGGAAAAGGGGaagaggagtggatggggcagggcctcaggggaatgggcggggcaggggcggttctggcactcctgctggagtgtccggtttttaaatacagtaactcatcgcttaacattgtagttatgttcctgaaaaatgcaactttaagcaaaacgatcttaagcaaatccaatttccccataagaattaatgggttaggttccagggaaatttttttcatcagacaaaagactatattatatagcaggagtaggcaacctttcagaagtggtgtgccgagtcttcatttattcactttaatttaaggtttcgcatgccggtaatacattttaacgttttttagaaggtctctttctataagtctataatatataactaaactattgttgtatgtaaagtaaacaaggttttcaaaatgtttcagaagcttcatttaaaattaaattaaaatcctgATCTAAcgctgccagcctgctcagcccgctgccagcctggggttctgttcacctaggccggcagcgggctgagcggggcctgcggccgggaccccagacctggggtgggggtcagggcagaaggctgggtgtgtgggggggttcagggatcagggcagagggctgggggtgtgtggtggtacagggcagaaggctgggtgtgtgggggagttcagggttcagggcagaaggctgggtgtgtgggggggttcagggttcaggacagaaggctgggtgtgtgtgtggggtcagggcagagggctggggtgctcggttcgtgggggtgctcctagccc
Above is a window of Chrysemys picta bellii isolate R12L10 chromosome 20, ASM1138683v2, whole genome shotgun sequence DNA encoding:
- the LOC101934688 gene encoding cathepsin S-like; the encoded protein is MKLLVCIFLASLAAAATAHLHSDPTLDNHWELWKKTYGKQYSHKKEEGERRVTWEKNLKFVMLHNLEHSLGLHSYELGMNHLADMTSEEVAALLMGVKIPHRPDRNSTYRPRPGSKVPDSMDWRDKGCLTDVKYQGFCSSCWAFSAVGALEAQVKLKTGNLVSLSAQNLIDCSTKYGNQGCLDGYMTNAFRYIIDNGIDSDDSYPYTAQSGTCHYNPATRAATCSKFVTLPYADEAALKDAVANIGPVSVMIDAAQPSFFLYKSGVYDDPRCTQEPNHAVLVIGYGTLAGKDFWLVKNSWGVKFGDKGYIRMSRNKGNHCGIASYGSYPQI